A genomic segment from Neobacillus sp. YX16 encodes:
- the purN gene encoding phosphoribosylglycinamide formyltransferase yields MKKIAIFASGSGSNFQAIIDVVKAGELEADIALLVCDKPEAFAIKRANAAQIPAFAFNPKEYSSKEAYEKVILEKLTSFGVEFIVLAGYMRLIGPTLLGTFSGRIVNIHPSLLPDFPGKDAIGQALAAKAKWSGVTIHFVDEGMDTGPVIVQERVQLSEKETRESLQQKIQNIEHKLYPSILQMLLTRGEVKSDKKARTY; encoded by the coding sequence ATGAAAAAAATAGCTATTTTTGCTTCAGGAAGTGGCAGCAATTTTCAAGCGATCATTGATGTAGTGAAAGCTGGAGAACTTGAAGCTGACATAGCACTGCTCGTTTGTGACAAGCCTGAAGCCTTTGCTATCAAGCGTGCCAATGCTGCACAAATCCCTGCATTTGCTTTTAATCCGAAAGAATATAGCTCCAAAGAAGCCTATGAAAAGGTTATTTTGGAGAAATTAACAAGCTTTGGTGTAGAATTTATTGTACTCGCAGGTTATATGAGGCTAATAGGTCCAACCTTACTCGGAACATTTTCTGGCCGAATTGTTAATATCCATCCTTCGCTTCTTCCTGACTTTCCTGGTAAAGACGCGATTGGTCAGGCGCTGGCGGCAAAAGCGAAATGGAGTGGAGTTACCATTCACTTTGTTGATGAAGGAATGGACACCGGACCCGTTATTGTCCAAGAACGAGTCCAACTGAGTGAAAAGGAAACAAGAGAAAGCCTGCAGCAGAAAATACAAAATATCGAACATAAGCTTTATCCATCTATCCTGCAAATGCTGTTAACGAGAGGGGAAGTTAAAAGTGACAAAAAAGCGCGCACTTATTAG